In Elusimicrobiota bacterium, the following proteins share a genomic window:
- a CDS encoding cytochrome c, protein MNRWILPALLLAVAACSPQPQESDPIARGQRDFNGLGCVKCHMIGDKGHAWGPDLTNLGFRKSSAWIDQWLKDPHAWNPKTVMPNFNLKDSTRADLVAYLSAQKSQAWKVKPWETEAAKAMPAHERGKVIFNAVGCVSCHAKDGYGGYPNNNVAGGLVNSLTKVTEGFSKAELHEKIKGGAVPIPNDSKLPPPMLQMPKWGEQLSAKEIDDVVEYLFSLKPAGSAAPSKDDF, encoded by the coding sequence ATGAACCGTTGGATCCTACCCGCCCTGCTCCTCGCCGTGGCCGCCTGCTCGCCTCAGCCTCAGGAGTCCGACCCGATCGCCCGCGGACAACGCGACTTCAACGGCCTCGGCTGCGTGAAGTGCCACATGATCGGGGACAAGGGCCACGCCTGGGGCCCCGACCTGACGAACCTCGGCTTCCGCAAGTCCTCGGCCTGGATCGACCAATGGCTCAAGGACCCGCACGCCTGGAACCCGAAGACGGTCATGCCCAACTTCAACCTCAAGGACTCCACCCGCGCCGACCTCGTCGCCTACCTGTCCGCGCAGAAGAGCCAGGCCTGGAAGGTCAAGCCCTGGGAGACCGAGGCGGCGAAGGCCATGCCGGCCCATGAGCGCGGCAAGGTCATCTTCAACGCGGTCGGCTGCGTCTCCTGCCACGCCAAGGACGGCTACGGCGGCTACCCGAACAACAACGTCGCCGGCGGCCTCGTGAACTCCCTGACCAAGGTCACCGAGGGCTTCAGCAAGGCCGAGCTGCACGAGAAGATCAAGGGCGGCGCGGTGCCGATCCCCAACGACTCCAAGCTCCCCCCGCCCATGCTGCAGATGCCGAAGTGGGGCGAGCAGCTCAGCGCCAAGGAGATCGACGACGTCGTCGAGTACCTCTTCTCCCTCAAGCCCGCGGGCTCCGCGGCGCCGTCCAAGGACGACTTTTAA